One part of the Nymphaea colorata isolate Beijing-Zhang1983 chromosome 8, ASM883128v2, whole genome shotgun sequence genome encodes these proteins:
- the LOC116258326 gene encoding uncharacterized protein LOC116258326 yields the protein MFKGGCFLKIGLKRNGLIAVNCFPHHLPSKCLLFSTAIFERQPHPHLLNGDLRCNTSISSSSSPLLVLVDYLVNSWGFSLEMAEAVATGLGKLKTIHKPRCVLNYLRESGFEDAHIKRLVAFRPKLLVANVDRTLKPKLKVFQDLGFPGNEIGKIVAANSSLIVRSFAPSVDFLRTLFCGDEDVVRIIRRSRYLLSHDFSREMPRCISVLQKHGVPQRVTSRLIQLNPCYLLHDPIWLEERALKVLQLGIDPSSAVFAHALRVVCSLNESSWNAKIEAFKSFEWTEDNVASAFRSTPCCFSVSEASIRAKLEFFKSQLNYDASFLASHAYLLCFSLEKKLIPRYNFCRAFNSKKISKKDISYKIGFRLTEREFRDRYVLPYENVVPDICEAYLKSVRENN from the coding sequence ATGTTTAAGGGAGGTTGCTTTCTGAAAATTGGATTGAAGAGAAACGGGTTGATCGCTGTCAATTGTTTCCCGCACCACCTCCCTTCGAAATGCCTTCTCTTCTCAACAGCCATTTTCGAACGGCAGCCACATCCCCATTTGCTTAATGGTGATCTGCGTTGTAACACGAgcatctcttcttcttcttcccctttacTCGTCTTGGTGGACTACCTGGTCAATTCGTGGGGCTTCTCCCTTGAAATGGCTGAAGCCGTCGCGACGGGGTTAGGCAAGCTAAAGACCATCCATAAACCGAGATGCGTTCTCAATTACCTGAGGGAATCCGGTTTTGAAGATGCCCACATCAAGAGACTAGTCGCTTTCAGGCCTAAGCTTCTTGTGGCGAATGTAGACAGGACCCTGAAGCCCAAACTCAAGGTTTTCCAGGACCTGGGTTTTCCGGGAAACGAGATAGGGAAAATAGTTGCGGCAAACTCTTCGCTTATCGTACGAAGCTTCGCGCCGTCGGTGGATTTCCTCAGGACCCTCTTCTGTGGGGATGAAGACGTAGTGAGGATCATTAGGAGATCCAGGTATCTTCTTTCGCACGACTTCTCAAGAGAAATGCCTCGATGTATCTCCGTTTTGCAGAAGCACGGAGTTCCCCAACGAGTTACATCCAGGCTCATACAGCTAAACCCTTGCTATCTTTTACATGACCCAATTTGGCTCGAGGAGCGCGCCCTGAAGGTTCTTCAGTTGGGCATTGATCCTTCTTCTGCTGTGTTTGCTCATGCTCTCCGCGTGGTCTGCAGCTTGAATGAATCCAGTTGGAATGCTAAAATTGAAGCCTTCAAGAGCTTCGAATGGACGGAGGATAATGTGGCGTCTGCCTTTCGTTCGACCCCATGTTGCTTCTCGGTCTCCGAGGCAAGCATCAGAGCTAAATTGGAATTCTTCAAGAGCCAACTCAATTACGACGCGTCTTTTCTGGCTTCCCATGCTTATCTCCTCTGTTTCAGCTTGGAGAAGAAGCTCATTCCACGTTACAATTTCTGTCGGGCGTTTAACTCGAAGAAGATTAGCAAGAAAGACATTTCCTACAAAATTGGTTTTCGACTGACTGAGAGGGAATTCAGGGACCGGTACGTTCTTCCGTACGAAAATGTTGTTCCTGACATTTGTGAAGCTTACTTGAAGAGCGTGAGGGAAAATAACTAG